Proteins encoded in a region of the Chryseobacterium piperi genome:
- a CDS encoding hemolysin family protein — protein sequence MDSDIVRLLLALFLVLLNGFFVAAEFSIVKVRYSQIQLKAAEGDSMAKQAEHIIKHLDEYLSATQLGITLASLALGWVGESALHHIVENIFVSINFQLSAASVTTISLVISFVLITIMHIVFGELIPKSIAIRKSEATTMATAVPLRVFYTIFKPFIWLMNSMSNGVLRLMKIHPASEQEIHSTEELQLLVKQSADSGEIEEENYEIIKNAFDFTDHSAKQIMVPRQNITSIDFEEDINDIINKIMDSGYSRIPVYIDSIDNVIGILYTKEIIREFVKRKGELNHDDLKILMRDAFFVVGSKKISDLLKIFQQKKQHLAIVIDEFGGTEGIITLEDILEELVGEIQDEEDDEDKIVDKIGDNIFWVQATQPLEEINEHLPKKLPLSEESEYNTLAGFILHGLEDIPGENQEFDLDNYHFKILKMNNKSVELVELVYNEPNIVNELTDKLGEF from the coding sequence ATGGACTCGGACATAGTCAGGCTTTTGTTAGCCTTGTTTCTTGTATTACTTAATGGCTTTTTCGTAGCCGCAGAATTTTCAATTGTTAAAGTTCGTTATTCACAAATCCAGTTAAAAGCTGCAGAAGGGGATTCTATGGCTAAACAAGCAGAACACATCATCAAGCACCTTGATGAATATTTGTCTGCAACACAATTAGGAATTACATTAGCTTCCCTGGCATTAGGTTGGGTAGGGGAAAGCGCATTACATCATATTGTCGAAAATATTTTTGTATCCATCAACTTTCAATTAAGCGCAGCATCGGTCACTACCATTTCATTGGTGATCAGTTTTGTTCTTATTACTATTATGCATATTGTGTTTGGTGAGCTTATTCCCAAATCAATTGCTATCAGGAAATCAGAAGCTACCACCATGGCAACTGCTGTTCCTTTACGTGTTTTCTACACAATTTTCAAGCCATTCATCTGGTTGATGAACTCTATGTCAAATGGAGTTTTAAGATTAATGAAAATTCACCCTGCTTCCGAACAGGAAATCCATTCAACGGAAGAGCTTCAGCTTTTGGTTAAACAAAGTGCAGACAGCGGAGAGATTGAAGAAGAAAACTATGAGATCATTAAAAATGCATTTGATTTTACAGATCATTCTGCAAAACAGATCATGGTTCCCAGACAGAATATTACTTCTATTGATTTTGAGGAAGATATCAATGATATTATTAATAAAATTATGGATAGCGGATACTCCAGAATTCCGGTGTATATCGACTCCATAGATAATGTAATAGGTATTTTATATACAAAGGAAATCATCAGGGAATTTGTTAAAAGAAAAGGAGAACTTAATCATGATGATCTGAAAATTTTAATGCGTGATGCCTTCTTTGTGGTAGGTAGTAAAAAGATTTCAGATTTATTGAAAATTTTCCAGCAGAAAAAGCAGCATTTAGCTATTGTAATTGATGAATTTGGTGGAACAGAAGGGATTATTACATTAGAAGATATTCTTGAAGAATTAGTAGGTGAAATTCAGGATGAAGAAGATGATGAGGATAAAATAGTAGATAAAATTGGGGACAATATCTTCTGGGTACAGGCTACACAGCCTTTGGAAGAAATTAATGAACATTTACCGAAGAAATTACCTCTTTCAGAAGAAAGTGAATACAATACTCTTGCTGGATTTATCCTTCATGGTTTAGAAGATATTCCCGGAGAAAATCAGGAGTTTGATCTTGATAATTATCATTTCAAAATCCTGAAAATGAATAATAAAAGTGTCGAGCTTGTCGAATTGGTCTATAACGAACCCAATATTGTCAATGAGCTCACAGACAAATTAGGAGAATTTTAA
- a CDS encoding ATP-dependent Clp protease adaptor ClpS, with product MIFYNSIKDYENPKRQYEEEVLVLEDTDDVYKLIVHNDDVHTFDYVIDSLVEICKHTLEQAEQCTILIHYKGKCTVKTGSMELLKPMHEKLISRELTSEIV from the coding sequence ATGATTTTTTATAACAGCATAAAAGATTATGAAAATCCCAAACGGCAGTACGAAGAAGAAGTTCTGGTCTTAGAAGATACAGATGACGTTTATAAGCTGATTGTACATAATGATGACGTTCATACTTTTGATTATGTAATTGACAGTTTGGTTGAAATTTGTAAGCATACTTTAGAACAAGCCGAACAATGTACCATTTTAATACATTATAAGGGTAAATGTACGGTAAAAACGGGATCAATGGAGCTTTTAAAGCCAATGCACGAAAAATTGATTTCACGGGAATTAACAAGCGAGATAGTATAG